In Burkholderiales bacterium, the following proteins share a genomic window:
- the erpA gene encoding iron-sulfur cluster insertion protein ErpA, whose protein sequence is MNAVTEQMPDPLVFTDSAANKVKQLIEEEGNPDLKLRVFVTGGGCSGFQYGFTFDEATNDDDTTLQKAGVTLLIDPMSLQYLMGAEIDYQEGIEGAQFVIKNPNATSTCGCGSSFSA, encoded by the coding sequence ATGAACGCAGTCACCGAACAGATGCCGGATCCGCTGGTCTTCACCGACAGCGCGGCGAACAAAGTGAAGCAGCTCATCGAAGAGGAGGGCAACCCCGACCTCAAGCTGCGTGTTTTCGTGACCGGCGGCGGCTGCTCGGGCTTCCAGTACGGCTTCACGTTCGACGAAGCCACCAACGACGACGACACGACGCTGCAGAAAGCCGGCGTGACGCTGCTCATCGATCCGATGAGCCTGCAGTACCTGATGGGCGCGGAGATCGACTACCAGGAAGGCATCGAAGGCGCGCAGTTCGTGATCAAGAATCCCAACGCCACCTCGACCTGCGGCTGCGGATCGTCGTTCTCGGCGTAG
- a CDS encoding peptidoglycan DD-metalloendopeptidase family protein, whose product MPFVGVVAAFGIAPDTVTEKVTVQNVVEQVALPVAPAADSSDEAYTREERVQRGDTIASIAARLRIEDQSALRFLRGSVEARALRGLIPGRIVRARTTEDGRLIDLRYANIGQLIVVKADGDTFRVTEQAAPLERRTMMKSGEIRSSLYAATDAARLTDGVADQIADIFSTDIDFHRDLRRGDKFTVVYEMFYDAGEPVKSGKVLAAEFINAGKSYQAVWFQQGDGQGAYYTPEGKNIKKGFLRSPLEFSRVTSGFTTGRFHPILQRWRAHQGVDYGAATGTGVKATADGVVDFAGVKGGYGNVVILRHQQKYTTLYGHLSRFGHGIRTGVKVSQGEIIGYVGSTGLATGPHLHYEFRINDVHMNPLTVAMPDAPPITPDRRAAFDAIAKPLAMRLGLLRNTNLARLD is encoded by the coding sequence TTGCCTTTTGTTGGCGTCGTCGCGGCTTTCGGTATCGCTCCCGACACGGTCACCGAAAAAGTGACGGTGCAGAACGTCGTCGAGCAGGTCGCGCTGCCGGTCGCACCGGCCGCGGACAGCTCCGACGAAGCGTATACGCGTGAAGAGCGCGTGCAGCGCGGCGACACGATCGCCAGCATCGCTGCGCGCCTGCGCATCGAAGATCAATCGGCTCTGCGTTTCCTGCGCGGCAGTGTGGAAGCGCGCGCGCTGCGCGGCCTCATTCCCGGTCGCATCGTTCGTGCCCGCACGACCGAAGACGGCCGTCTCATCGATCTGCGCTACGCCAACATCGGACAGTTGATCGTCGTCAAAGCCGACGGCGATACCTTCCGCGTGACCGAGCAGGCTGCACCGCTCGAGCGCCGCACGATGATGAAGTCGGGCGAGATCAGAAGCTCGCTGTATGCCGCCACCGACGCGGCACGACTCACCGACGGTGTCGCCGATCAGATCGCCGACATCTTCTCCACCGACATCGACTTTCACAGGGATCTGCGCCGCGGCGACAAATTCACCGTGGTGTACGAGATGTTCTACGACGCCGGCGAGCCGGTGAAATCCGGCAAGGTACTGGCGGCCGAGTTCATCAACGCGGGCAAGTCGTATCAGGCGGTGTGGTTCCAGCAGGGCGACGGCCAGGGCGCTTACTACACGCCTGAAGGCAAGAACATCAAGAAAGGCTTCCTGCGTTCCCCCCTCGAATTCTCCCGCGTCACGTCCGGATTCACGACCGGCCGCTTCCATCCGATCCTGCAGCGCTGGCGCGCCCACCAAGGCGTTGATTACGGTGCGGCCACCGGCACCGGCGTGAAGGCGACTGCCGACGGCGTGGTCGATTTCGCGGGCGTGAAGGGCGGCTACGGCAACGTGGTCATCCTGCGCCATCAGCAGAAGTACACGACGCTCTACGGCCACCTGTCGCGCTTCGGCCACGGCATCCGCACCGGCGTCAAGGTTTCGCAGGGCGAGATCATCGGCTATGTGGGATCGACCGGCCTCGCGACCGGTCCGCACCTGCACTATGAATTCCGCATCAACGACGTCCACATGAATCCGCTGACCGTGGCGATGCCCGACGCACCGCCCATCACCCCGGACCGTCGCGCGGCGTTCGACGCCATCGCCAAGCCGCTCGCGATGCGCCTCGGCCTGCTGCGCAACACGAACCTGGCGCGGCTGGACTGA
- the tyrS gene encoding tyrosine--tRNA ligase: protein MQIEAQLPVLKRGAEELLIEAELIERLKTGVPLRVKAGFDPTAPDLHLGHTVLLNKLRQFQQLGHHVLFLIGDFTGMIGDPTGKNATRPPLSREAIVRNASTYSDQVFKILEREKTEVVFNSTWMDKLSAADMIRLAATHTVARMLERDDFSKRYRGNQPIAIHEFLYPLVQGYDSVALKADVELGGTDQKFNLLMGRELQKHFGQKPQVILTMPLLEGTDGEKKMSKSLGNYIGINEPPNEIFGKLMSIDDDLMWRYIELLSFQPLETIRGWRTEVLEQGRNPRDIKVTFAQEIVERLHSRAAAEAALADFEARFKGGGMPDEMPEVSVEAGDGAAAIAHVLKTAKLTSSTSEALRMIDQGGVKLNGEKVTDRSLKLPKGEQVVLQVGKRKFARITIV, encoded by the coding sequence ATGCAAATCGAGGCACAACTACCGGTTCTTAAACGCGGCGCCGAAGAGCTCCTGATCGAAGCCGAGCTGATCGAACGCCTGAAGACCGGCGTGCCGCTGCGCGTGAAAGCCGGGTTCGACCCCACGGCCCCCGACCTCCATCTCGGCCACACCGTGCTGCTGAACAAGCTGCGGCAATTCCAGCAGCTCGGCCATCACGTGCTTTTCCTGATCGGCGACTTCACCGGCATGATCGGCGACCCGACCGGGAAGAACGCGACCCGGCCGCCGCTCTCGCGCGAGGCGATCGTCCGTAACGCGAGTACCTATAGCGACCAGGTTTTCAAAATCCTTGAGCGGGAAAAGACCGAGGTCGTGTTCAATTCCACGTGGATGGACAAACTGTCGGCGGCCGACATGATCCGGCTGGCCGCCACCCACACCGTCGCCCGCATGCTCGAGCGGGACGATTTCTCCAAGCGGTATCGCGGCAATCAGCCGATCGCGATCCACGAGTTCCTCTACCCCCTGGTGCAGGGCTACGATTCGGTCGCGCTCAAAGCCGACGTCGAGCTCGGCGGCACCGACCAGAAGTTCAACCTGCTGATGGGCCGGGAGCTGCAGAAGCACTTCGGGCAGAAGCCCCAGGTCATCCTGACCATGCCGCTGCTGGAGGGGACCGACGGCGAGAAGAAGATGTCGAAGTCTCTCGGCAACTACATCGGGATCAACGAGCCGCCAAACGAGATCTTCGGCAAGCTCATGTCGATCGACGACGACCTCATGTGGCGCTACATCGAGCTCTTGTCGTTCCAGCCGCTCGAGACCATCCGCGGATGGCGCACCGAGGTCCTCGAGCAGGGCCGAAATCCCCGCGACATCAAGGTGACGTTCGCGCAGGAGATCGTCGAGCGCTTGCACAGCCGCGCGGCCGCCGAGGCGGCTCTGGCCGATTTCGAAGCGCGCTTCAAGGGCGGCGGCATGCCGGACGAGATGCCCGAAGTGAGCGTCGAGGCCGGCGACGGCGCGGCGGCGATCGCGCACGTGCTCAAGACGGCGAAGCTCACCTCGAGCACGTCGGAAGCGCTGCGCATGATCGACCAGGGCGGGGTGAAGCTCAACGGCGAGAAAGTCACCGACCGGTCGCTCAAGCTGCCCAAAGGCGAGCAGGTCGTATTGCAGGTCGGAAAGCGTAAATTCGCGCGCATTACGATCGTGTGA
- a CDS encoding class 1 fructose-bisphosphatase yields MRRVTLTQYLIEQQRAYGTVSPELRLLIEVVARACKAISHAVSKGPLAGIGDSMGLQNVQGEAQKKLDIIANEVLMEANEWGGQLAAMASEEMAEPYQIPNRYPKGEFLLLYDPLDGSSNLDVNISVGTIFSVLKCPSNCAQADVKSFLQPGTQQVAAGFAVYGAATVLVLTVGNGVVGFTLDKELGSFVLTDERIVIPEETAEFAINASNMKNWHPPVKKYIDECLAGKNGPRGKDFNMRWVASMVADVYRILCRGGIFMYPTDAKHKEGRLRLMYEANPMSFIVEQAGGAATTGYQRILEVQPTALHQRIGVVLGSRAEVDTVTRYHLEAQEKQKQPA; encoded by the coding sequence ATGCGCCGCGTCACCCTCACCCAATACCTGATCGAGCAGCAGCGCGCCTACGGCACGGTCTCGCCGGAGCTGCGGCTGCTGATCGAAGTCGTGGCGCGCGCGTGCAAGGCGATCAGCCACGCCGTCAGCAAAGGCCCGCTCGCCGGCATCGGCGACAGCATGGGCTTGCAGAACGTGCAGGGCGAAGCGCAGAAGAAGCTCGACATCATCGCCAACGAAGTGCTGATGGAAGCGAACGAGTGGGGCGGCCAGCTCGCGGCGATGGCGTCCGAAGAGATGGCCGAGCCCTACCAGATTCCCAACCGCTATCCCAAGGGCGAGTTCCTGCTGCTCTACGATCCCCTCGACGGCTCGTCCAACCTCGACGTCAACATCTCGGTCGGGACGATCTTCTCGGTGCTGAAGTGTCCCAGCAACTGCGCCCAGGCCGACGTGAAGTCGTTTCTCCAGCCCGGCACGCAGCAGGTCGCCGCGGGCTTCGCGGTCTACGGCGCGGCGACGGTGCTCGTGCTCACCGTCGGCAACGGCGTCGTCGGCTTCACCCTGGACAAGGAGCTCGGCTCGTTCGTGCTTACGGACGAACGCATCGTCATCCCGGAGGAGACGGCGGAGTTCGCGATCAACGCCTCGAACATGAAGAACTGGCACCCGCCGGTGAAGAAGTACATCGACGAGTGCCTCGCCGGCAAGAACGGTCCGCGCGGCAAGGACTTCAACATGCGCTGGGTGGCTTCGATGGTGGCGGACGTCTATCGCATCCTGTGCCGCGGCGGGATCTTCATGTATCCGACCGACGCCAAGCACAAGGAAGGGCGGTTGCGCCTCATGTACGAAGCCAACCCGATGTCGTTCATCGTGGAACAGGCGGGCGGCGCCGCGACCACCGGCTACCAGCGCATCCTCGAGGTCCAGCCTACCGCGCTGCACCAGCGCATCGGCGTCGTGCTCGGCTCCAGGGCCGAGGTCGATACCGTCACGCGCTATCACCTCGAGGCGCAGGAAAAGCAGAAGCAGCCCGCGTAG
- a CDS encoding helix-turn-helix transcriptional regulator, producing MAHTAALVEVLKRELRTRGVTYADLARQLKLSEASVKRMFSRRDFTLKRLDEICKGAQIEFAELARAVVRDETLISHLTYEQEREIVSDRKLFLVAVCALNYVTFDQIVETYDITTAECVQLLTRLDKLKFIELLPGNRIKLLVSRTFSWLPDGPIQRFFNDQAHNEFFRSRFNRPDEFMLVVNGMLSTTSSAEMVNRLKRITREFSDLHNDDSRLPLGERSPMTLLVAVRHWQLQAFAELRRGPPPNRALKVSP from the coding sequence ATGGCGCACACGGCGGCCCTGGTCGAAGTGTTGAAGCGCGAGCTCAGGACCCGCGGCGTCACCTACGCCGATCTCGCGCGGCAGCTCAAGCTGTCGGAGGCGAGCGTGAAGCGCATGTTCTCGCGCCGCGACTTCACCCTGAAGCGTCTCGACGAGATCTGCAAAGGCGCCCAGATCGAGTTCGCCGAGCTCGCCCGCGCGGTGGTGCGCGACGAGACCCTGATCTCCCACCTCACCTACGAGCAGGAGCGGGAGATCGTGTCCGACCGCAAGCTCTTCCTGGTCGCGGTGTGCGCGCTCAACTACGTCACCTTCGACCAGATCGTCGAGACCTACGACATCACCACCGCCGAATGCGTGCAGCTCCTGACGCGGCTCGACAAGCTCAAGTTCATCGAGCTCCTCCCCGGCAACCGCATCAAGCTCCTGGTGTCACGGACGTTCTCGTGGCTGCCGGACGGGCCGATCCAGAGGTTCTTCAACGATCAGGCCCACAACGAGTTCTTCCGGTCGCGCTTCAACCGGCCGGACGAGTTCATGCTGGTCGTGAACGGGATGCTGTCGACGACGTCCAGCGCCGAGATGGTCAACCGCCTGAAGCGCATCACGCGCGAGTTCTCCGACCTGCACAACGACGATTCGCGCCTGCCGCTGGGCGAGCGCTCGCCGATGACGCTGCTGGTGGCGGTGCGCCACTGGCAGCTCCAGGCGTTCGCGGAGTTGAGACGCGGGCCGCCGCCGAACCGCGCGCTGAAGGTGTCGCCGTAG
- a CDS encoding DUF72 domain-containing protein: MARQLPLFSNEKAASDAPETVPVGPAAVGSEALELASALPTKLHLGTSSWFFPGWRGLVWDRAADETTLSRHGLAAYARHPLFSTVCVDRAFYAPLEHVQYTAYAEQVPAAFRFVVKAPAAVTQSWLRDRDGKPQGNPTFLDASAAIAQLVTPATEGLGDKAGPLLFQFPPLGRAQMRDPARFVDRLHAFLTALPQGPFYAVEVRDAALLTRRFFAALREAGAHYCVAVHPRLPAVAVQAAAMAGAGPAPLVVRWNLNPREEYEAARARYAPFDRLVDPDVTTRESIARLVAAALRAGEPAYVIANNKAEGSAPLTLTRLAAAIAAALKPAA, from the coding sequence ATGGCGCGCCAGCTTCCGCTCTTTTCGAACGAGAAGGCCGCAAGCGACGCGCCCGAGACAGTGCCGGTGGGACCGGCGGCCGTCGGCAGCGAAGCGCTCGAGCTCGCGAGCGCGCTCCCGACTAAGCTCCATCTCGGCACCTCGTCGTGGTTCTTCCCGGGCTGGCGCGGGCTCGTCTGGGACCGGGCCGCCGACGAGACGACGTTGTCGCGGCACGGCCTTGCCGCGTACGCCCGGCACCCGCTCTTCTCGACGGTCTGCGTCGACCGCGCGTTCTACGCGCCCCTGGAGCACGTCCAGTACACGGCCTATGCCGAGCAGGTGCCGGCGGCTTTCCGCTTCGTCGTGAAAGCGCCTGCCGCGGTCACGCAGAGCTGGCTGCGCGACCGCGACGGCAAGCCGCAGGGGAACCCCACGTTCCTCGATGCGTCGGCTGCGATCGCGCAGCTCGTGACGCCCGCCACGGAAGGCCTCGGCGACAAAGCGGGACCGCTGCTCTTTCAGTTCCCTCCTCTCGGACGTGCGCAGATGCGCGATCCCGCGCGTTTCGTCGATCGGCTGCACGCGTTCCTCACCGCGCTGCCGCAGGGACCCTTCTATGCGGTGGAAGTGCGCGACGCCGCGCTCCTCACGCGGCGCTTCTTCGCGGCATTGCGGGAAGCCGGCGCGCATTACTGCGTCGCGGTTCATCCCCGGCTGCCCGCGGTGGCGGTACAGGCGGCCGCGATGGCGGGCGCCGGGCCGGCGCCGCTCGTGGTTCGCTGGAATCTGAATCCGCGCGAGGAATACGAGGCCGCCAGGGCGCGCTATGCGCCTTTCGATCGGCTGGTCGACCCGGACGTCACGACGCGCGAATCGATCGCGAGGCTGGTCGCGGCGGCGCTGCGTGCGGGTGAGCCGGCTTACGTCATCGCCAACAACAAGGCCGAAGGCAGCGCGCCGCTCACGCTGACGCGGCTCGCGGCAGCGATCGCCGCGGCGCTCAAGCCTGCTGCTTGA
- a CDS encoding TPM domain-containing protein — MRALAGILCLLLAYTALAADVPFLSGRVVDNAEMLSPAAVDRVSGLLKAHETRTTDQVVVLTVPGLEGRSIEEYAVEVFQAWKLGQKSKDNGVLLVIVPRERKMRIEVGYGLEGRLTDVAASRIIRNVIAPQFKAGAFDKGVEEGVTAILMQLRGEGEAVAESNADAAPAQSGSGFQGPDLSLGEKILFGAFIFGIIGLFTVIGVLTPGMGWFLYLFLIPFWAMFPMVILGVNGALTLLGVYLVGFPVAKLLVSRSAWYERARKDLRSKGRANVGGFVIGGSSGSSSWSSGSSWSSSSSSGGFSGGGGSSGGGGSSGSW; from the coding sequence ATGAGAGCGCTCGCCGGGATCCTATGCTTACTGCTTGCTTACACCGCGCTCGCGGCCGACGTGCCGTTCCTGAGCGGCCGCGTCGTCGACAACGCCGAGATGCTGTCCCCCGCCGCGGTCGATCGCGTCAGCGGCCTTCTCAAGGCGCACGAGACGCGGACGACCGATCAGGTCGTCGTGCTGACCGTTCCCGGCCTCGAAGGGCGCAGCATCGAAGAGTACGCGGTGGAGGTGTTCCAGGCGTGGAAGCTGGGACAGAAGTCCAAGGACAATGGCGTGCTGCTCGTCATCGTTCCGCGCGAGCGCAAGATGCGCATCGAGGTCGGCTACGGGCTCGAAGGCCGCCTCACCGATGTCGCCGCGAGCCGCATCATCCGCAACGTCATCGCACCGCAGTTCAAGGCAGGCGCGTTCGACAAAGGCGTCGAGGAAGGCGTCACGGCGATCCTCATGCAGCTGCGGGGCGAGGGCGAGGCGGTCGCGGAGTCGAACGCCGACGCGGCGCCGGCGCAGTCAGGCTCCGGCTTCCAGGGGCCCGATCTGTCGCTCGGCGAGAAGATACTCTTCGGCGCTTTCATCTTCGGAATCATCGGTCTCTTCACCGTCATCGGCGTGCTCACGCCGGGCATGGGCTGGTTCCTGTACCTGTTCCTCATCCCCTTCTGGGCGATGTTTCCGATGGTCATCCTCGGCGTGAACGGCGCGCTGACCCTGCTCGGCGTGTACCTCGTGGGCTTTCCGGTCGCCAAGCTTCTGGTCTCGCGCAGCGCGTGGTACGAGCGCGCACGCAAGGACCTGCGCAGCAAAGGCCGGGCGAACGTCGGGGGCTTCGTGATCGGCGGCAGCAGCGGAAGCTCGTCGTGGAGCTCCGGCTCATCGTGGAGCTCGAGCTCTTCGTCGGGCGGCTTCTCCGGCGGCGGAGGCAGCTCCGGCGGCGGCGGCAGCTCGGGAAGCTGGTAA
- a CDS encoding SWIB/MDM2 domain-containing protein, whose translation MAAKKKATKKAPAKKKAAAKRKPNAAFMKAMQPSAALSAVIGGNAMPRTEVTKKIWAYIKKNGLQDSKNKRNINADDKLKEVFGGKKQVSMFEMTKLVNKHLK comes from the coding sequence ATGGCTGCAAAGAAAAAGGCTACCAAGAAAGCACCGGCTAAGAAAAAAGCCGCTGCGAAACGCAAACCGAATGCGGCGTTCATGAAAGCGATGCAGCCGAGCGCGGCACTCTCGGCGGTCATCGGCGGCAACGCGATGCCCCGTACCGAAGTGACCAAGAAGATCTGGGCATACATCAAGAAGAACGGCCTGCAGGACAGCAAGAACAAGCGCAACATCAACGCTGACGACAAGCTGAAGGAAGTGTTCGGTGGCAAGAAGCAGGTCTCGATGTTCGAGATGACCAAGCTCGTCAACAAGCACCTGAAATAA
- a CDS encoding MFS transporter encodes MTLYRIAFLTILLHLAFAGMRVTQSLFALHLGASAATVGVLMSLLAIVPVLFAVRWGRYIDRVGVRGPMYTGAAAILFALTLACAVPRLETLFVVSAFAGSGFMYFHIAVNQAAGLIGVPAERARNFSVLALAFSVSSFLGPMSAGFAIDFVGYTWTFALFAGAVVLMIALLSVWKIEVRRHEPHAHAGGRKHVVDLLRVPTLRRVLVVSGLLSMGWDLFSFVMPIHGRELGLSASTIGLILGAFGAAVFVVRLVMPPIVHRLSEWKMLIGAMLVTGIGLAALPLVRDVTLLVALSFVIGMGLGGAQPMVMALLYNTSPPGRAGEAVGVRTFLLNISQAGMPLMFGAAGAALGMAPVFWTMAGALIAGGWYAGRRR; translated from the coding sequence GTGACGCTGTACCGCATCGCGTTTCTCACCATACTGCTGCACCTCGCGTTCGCGGGCATGCGCGTCACGCAGTCGTTGTTCGCGCTGCACCTCGGTGCCAGCGCCGCGACGGTCGGCGTGCTCATGTCGCTGCTCGCGATCGTGCCGGTGCTGTTCGCGGTGCGGTGGGGGCGCTACATCGATCGCGTGGGCGTGCGGGGTCCGATGTACACCGGCGCGGCGGCGATCCTCTTCGCGCTGACGCTGGCGTGCGCCGTGCCCCGGCTCGAGACACTGTTCGTGGTGAGCGCGTTCGCCGGCAGCGGCTTCATGTACTTCCATATCGCCGTGAATCAGGCGGCCGGTCTCATCGGCGTGCCCGCCGAGCGCGCGCGCAACTTCTCGGTGCTCGCGCTCGCGTTCTCGGTGTCGAGCTTTCTCGGACCGATGTCCGCGGGCTTCGCGATCGACTTCGTCGGCTACACCTGGACGTTCGCCCTCTTCGCGGGCGCGGTGGTGCTGATGATCGCGCTCTTGTCGGTGTGGAAGATCGAAGTGAGACGCCATGAGCCGCACGCGCACGCGGGCGGCAGGAAACACGTCGTCGACCTGCTGCGCGTTCCCACCCTGCGCCGCGTGCTCGTGGTGAGCGGCCTCCTCTCGATGGGCTGGGACCTCTTCTCGTTCGTGATGCCGATACACGGCAGGGAGCTCGGGCTCAGCGCTTCGACGATCGGTCTCATCCTCGGCGCGTTCGGCGCTGCGGTGTTCGTCGTGCGCCTCGTGATGCCGCCGATCGTGCACCGCCTGTCCGAATGGAAGATGCTGATCGGCGCGATGCTCGTCACCGGGATCGGGCTCGCGGCATTGCCGCTGGTACGCGACGTCACGCTGCTCGTGGCGCTCTCGTTCGTGATCGGGATGGGGCTGGGCGGCGCGCAGCCCATGGTGATGGCGCTGCTGTATAACACCTCGCCGCCGGGACGCGCGGGCGAAGCGGTCGGCGTGCGCACCTTCCTCCTCAATATCAGCCAGGCGGGAATGCCGCTCATGTTCGGCGCCGCGGGCGCGGCGCTCGGCATGGCGCCGGTGTTCTGGACGATGGCGGGCGCGCTGATCGCGGGCGGGTGGTACGCGGGCAGGCGCCGCTAG
- a CDS encoding DMT family transporter — MQTSPQRRWLEAALAWYFVAVWGSGFVATKIGIAHAPPFTFLSLRFAFGLACLVPIAVVTRPRWPRTATDLKHVVVAGLLMHAVHLGGSHYTQYLGMSAGITAVLLSIQPLLTAMIAARWMNERLTTRQWAGIAVGLLGVALVVWHKIDVREATAGSLVAVAIALCGVTAGTLYQRAFCPLVDLRAAAVIQFACTLAVLAPLAWFVEGAPVIWSWSLAGAIVFLVIGASILGVNALHLLMRRGHAARVASLIYLTPVFAVVPELLIFGVVPSMLSIVGIAVTTLGVSLVVWRARPGAEPA, encoded by the coding sequence GTGCAGACGTCCCCACAAAGACGCTGGCTGGAAGCGGCGCTCGCATGGTATTTCGTCGCGGTGTGGGGATCCGGTTTCGTCGCGACGAAGATCGGGATCGCGCACGCGCCGCCGTTCACCTTCCTCTCGCTGCGATTCGCGTTCGGTTTAGCATGCCTCGTGCCCATCGCCGTGGTGACGAGGCCGCGCTGGCCCCGTACGGCGACCGACCTGAAGCACGTCGTCGTCGCAGGTCTCCTGATGCACGCGGTCCATCTCGGCGGCAGCCACTACACGCAATACCTCGGCATGTCGGCCGGCATCACCGCGGTGCTGTTGTCGATCCAGCCGCTGCTCACCGCGATGATCGCCGCGCGCTGGATGAACGAGCGCCTGACGACGCGCCAGTGGGCCGGTATCGCGGTCGGGCTGCTCGGCGTGGCCCTCGTGGTATGGCACAAGATCGACGTGCGCGAGGCGACGGCCGGCAGCCTCGTCGCGGTCGCGATCGCGCTATGCGGCGTGACCGCGGGAACCCTCTATCAGCGCGCGTTCTGTCCGCTCGTCGACCTGCGGGCGGCCGCGGTCATCCAGTTCGCGTGCACGCTGGCGGTGCTCGCGCCGCTCGCGTGGTTCGTGGAGGGGGCGCCGGTGATCTGGTCGTGGTCGCTCGCGGGCGCCATCGTGTTTCTCGTGATCGGCGCGTCGATCCTGGGCGTGAACGCGCTGCACCTGCTCATGCGGCGCGGGCACGCCGCGCGGGTCGCGAGCCTGATCTATCTCACGCCGGTGTTCGCGGTCGTGCCGGAGCTACTCATCTTCGGTGTCGTCCCGTCGATGTTGTCCATCGTGGGCATCGCGGTGACCACGCTCGGCGTCTCGCTCGTGGTATGGCGCGCACGCCCGGGAGCCGAACCCGCGTGA
- a CDS encoding DUF47 family protein — MFGRLMPREGRFFELFNEHADELIMGARELQALITSEDDVERRAYNIESIEKRGDKIAHTAIELLHTTFITPLDRDDIHQLVSKMDDILDVIEDTSQSIYAYDVQSITPEAVRLAELCVACVEKVKSAVGMLSNMDNAKAIMIVCTDIDRLESEADHVMRSAMAKLFRDEPDVKQVMKMRSVYEMLETVTDRCEDVANLIQGIVLENS, encoded by the coding sequence ATGTTCGGCCGACTCATGCCGCGCGAAGGGCGGTTCTTCGAGCTGTTCAACGAGCACGCCGACGAGCTCATCATGGGCGCGCGCGAGCTCCAGGCGCTGATCACGAGCGAGGACGACGTCGAGCGGCGCGCGTACAACATCGAGTCGATCGAGAAGCGCGGCGACAAGATCGCGCACACCGCGATCGAGCTGCTGCACACGACGTTCATCACGCCGCTCGACCGCGACGACATCCACCAGCTCGTGTCCAAGATGGACGACATCCTGGACGTCATCGAGGACACGTCGCAGTCCATCTATGCCTACGACGTGCAGTCGATCACGCCGGAGGCGGTCCGCCTCGCCGAGCTCTGTGTCGCCTGTGTCGAGAAGGTGAAGTCCGCGGTCGGCATGCTCTCCAACATGGACAATGCCAAGGCGATCATGATCGTCTGCACCGACATCGACCGCCTCGAATCGGAGGCCGATCACGTGATGCGCTCGGCGATGGCCAAGCTCTTCCGCGACGAGCCCGACGTGAAGCAGGTGATGAAGATGCGCTCGGTGTACGAGATGCTGGAGACGGTCACCGACCGCTGCGAGGACGTCGCCAATCTCATCCAGGGCATCGTGCTCGAGAACTCCTGA
- a CDS encoding inorganic phosphate transporter yields MSFEVLVLLILVALAFDFMNGFHDAANSIATVVSTGVLRPLQAVAWAAAFNFLAFFLFETKVAATIGKGIIHPEIVDHYVIFGALIGAIVWNIVTWLYGIPSSSSHALIGGLVGAGVAKVGVDALMTSGLVKVVAFIFIAPVLGMVLGGLLMIIVSWVFFRATPRRIDKWFRRAQLFSAALYSLGHGGNDAQKTAGIIWLLLIAADHSTTADHVPAWVVMACYVTIALGTMFGGWRIVKTMGQRITKLKPVGGFCAETGGAMTLFLATGLGIPVSTTHTITGSIIGVGASRNVSAVRWGVAGGIVWAWVLTIPCSAAVAAIAWWVGTLFL; encoded by the coding sequence ATGTCGTTCGAAGTTCTCGTCCTCCTGATCCTCGTCGCGCTCGCGTTCGATTTCATGAACGGCTTCCACGACGCCGCGAACTCGATCGCGACCGTCGTGTCCACGGGCGTGCTGCGCCCGCTGCAGGCGGTGGCGTGGGCCGCGGCGTTCAACTTTCTCGCGTTCTTCCTGTTCGAGACCAAGGTCGCCGCGACGATCGGCAAGGGCATCATCCATCCCGAGATCGTCGACCACTACGTGATCTTCGGCGCGCTGATCGGCGCCATCGTCTGGAACATCGTCACCTGGCTGTACGGCATACCCTCGAGCTCCTCGCATGCCCTGATCGGCGGGCTGGTCGGCGCCGGCGTTGCCAAGGTGGGCGTCGACGCGCTGATGACGAGCGGCCTCGTCAAGGTCGTCGCGTTCATCTTCATCGCGCCGGTCCTGGGCATGGTGCTCGGGGGGCTCCTGATGATCATCGTGTCGTGGGTGTTCTTTCGCGCGACCCCGCGCCGCATCGACAAGTGGTTCAGGCGGGCGCAGCTGTTCTCCGCGGCGCTGTACAGCCTGGGCCACGGCGGCAACGATGCGCAGAAGACCGCGGGCATCATCTGGCTGCTGCTGATCGCGGCGGACCACTCGACCACCGCCGATCACGTCCCGGCGTGGGTGGTGATGGCGTGCTACGTCACCATCGCCCTCGGCACGATGTTCGGCGGCTGGCGCATCGTGAAGACCATGGGCCAGCGCATCACCAAGCTCAAGCCGGTCGGCGGCTTTTGCGCGGAGACGGGCGGGGCGATGACGCTCTTCCTCGCCACCGGCCTCGGCATCCCGGTGTCGACGACCCACACCATCACCGGCTCGATCATCGGCGTGGGCGCGTCGCGCAACGTCTCGGCGGTGCGCTGGGGCGTCGCCGGCGGCATCGTGTGGGCATGGGTGCTGACGATCCCGTGCTCGGCGGCGGTGGCGGCGATCGCCTGGTGGGTGGGAACGCTGTTCTTGTAG